A stretch of the Helicobacter pylori genome encodes the following:
- a CDS encoding flagellar hook protein FlgE — protein sequence MNDTLLNAYSGIKTHQFGIDSLSNNIANVNTLGYRSNDPEFKTLFSSHLDALNAKSVVANDRNYGVTGSGNVLSNKDGEYMPSEGEFHMAYQGKGWFVIGPNKNGEMTINKDGFSKKQDNFLTRAGNFARDADGYLVTPEGYYVYGIDLKKIKDGTLNSTARDEDIEKLHGNTLSPLQIPQDLTYQPVLSTKVGISVNLNPKDHLKGAQDFFLNDKGEIIKERFLNQDINALANDDNEPIDAITNRKLNISIQKENGKKEDLVFTYGDAEKGENQFKTLGDLQKLFKEKTGLDLNLIKSEKDAKSPPLLLEIANPSQTPITFSLSGGIADKLGLNANGMELKKGISRDSVAIKIPYYSTEVDIYDKAGDKYLLQSEYYMTNSNDPTSSPTSKRKNQTWEVKSYIVDPKNKTPINDPTWEIVGFDSATHKMKSAPMTLDFKGNKLTYSLDKSENHDSSDLSYQDSKLLEASQDGKPRGIFRDMRIEENGVISLAFSNGVVEPVARIGILAFTNDQGLRKIGGNLYEMQEGTINGENRPLSGNPILGWDEEGKLKFGKIRHKYLETSNVNAGNALTNLILMQRGYSMNARAFGAGDDMIKEAISLKK from the coding sequence ATGAACGACACCTTATTAAACGCTTATAGCGGGATTAAGACCCACCAGTTTGGCATTGACAGCCTTTCAAACAATATCGCCAATGTCAATACTTTAGGCTATCGCTCCAATGATCCGGAGTTTAAGACCTTGTTTTCTTCGCATTTAGACGCTTTAAACGCCAAATCCGTTGTGGCTAACGACCGAAATTACGGCGTTACAGGCTCAGGCAATGTCCTTTCTAATAAAGACGGGGAATACATGCCAAGCGAGGGGGAATTCCACATGGCGTATCAAGGCAAGGGCTGGTTTGTGATAGGACCCAATAAAAATGGGGAAATGACCATTAATAAAGACGGCTTTAGCAAGAAACAGGATAATTTCCTCACGCGCGCCGGCAATTTCGCCAGGGACGCTGATGGCTATTTAGTAACCCCTGAGGGCTATTATGTTTATGGTATTGATTTGAAAAAAATCAAAGACGGCACGCTCAATTCCACTGCTAGAGATGAAGACATTGAAAAATTGCATGGCAACACCCTTTCGCCCTTACAAATCCCCCAAGATTTGACTTACCAGCCCGTGCTTAGCACGAAAGTGGGTATTAGCGTGAATCTAAACCCTAAAGACCATTTAAAAGGCGCGCAAGATTTTTTCTTAAACGACAAGGGCGAGATCATTAAAGAGCGTTTTTTAAACCAGGATATTAACGCTTTAGCGAATGACGATAACGAGCCAATAGATGCGATCACCAATCGTAAATTAAACATCAGTATCCAAAAAGAGAATGGCAAAAAAGAGGATTTGGTTTTCACTTATGGGGACGCTGAAAAAGGCGAAAACCAATTCAAAACTTTAGGCGATTTGCAAAAACTCTTTAAAGAAAAAACCGGGTTAGACTTGAACCTCATCAAAAGCGAAAAAGACGCCAAAAGCCCACCCCTTTTATTAGAGATCGCTAATCCTAGCCAAACGCCTATCACCTTTAGCTTGAGCGGGGGCATTGCGGATAAATTGGGCTTGAATGCGAACGGAATGGAATTAAAAAAGGGCATTAGTAGGGATTCAGTAGCGATTAAAATCCCTTATTACAGCACAGAAGTGGATATTTATGATAAAGCCGGGGATAAATACTTGCTCCAGAGCGAATATTACATGACCAATTCCAACGATCCCACATCAAGCCCCACGAGTAAAAGGAAAAACCAAACTTGGGAAGTGAAAAGCTACATCGTAGATCCCAAAAACAAAACCCCTATCAATGATCCTACTTGGGAAATTGTCGGCTTTGATTCAGCCACGCACAAGATGAAATCCGCCCCCATGACTTTAGATTTTAAAGGCAATAAACTCACCTACTCTTTAGATAAAAGCGAAAACCATGATTCTAGCGATTTGTCTTACCAAGACTCTAAACTCTTAGAAGCGAGTCAAGACGGCAAGCCTAGGGGCATTTTTAGAGACATGCGCATTGAAGAAAATGGCGTGATTTCTCTGGCCTTTAGTAACGGGGTGGTAGAGCCGGTCGCTCGCATCGGTATTTTGGCTTTCACTAACGATCAAGGCTTGAGAAAAATCGGCGGTAACCTCTATGAAATGCAAGAAGGCACCATTAATGGCGAAAACAGACCCCTAAGCGGTAACCCCATTTTAGGGTGGGATGAAGAGGGCAAGCTCAAGTTTGGGAAAATCAGGCATAAATATTTAGAAACGAGCAATGTGAATGCCGGGAACGCCCTAACCAATCTCATTTTAATGCAAAGAGGCTATTCTATGAACGCTAGAGCCTTTGGCGCGGGCGATGACATGATTAAAGAAGCCATTAGTTTGAAAAAATAA
- a CDS encoding acetate kinase codes for MEILVLNLGSSSIKFKLFDMQENKPLASGLAEKIGEEIGQLKIKSHLHHNDQELKEKLVIKDHASGLLMIRESLTKMGIIKDFNQIDAIGHRVVQGGDKFHAPVLVNEKVMQEIDKLSILAPLHNPANLAGIEFVQKAHPHIPQIAVFDTAFHATMPSYAYMYALPYELYEKYQIRRYGFHGTSHHYVAKEAAKFLNTAYEEFNAISLHLGNGSSAAAIQKGKSVDTSMGLTPLEGLIMGTRCGDIDPTVVEYIAQCANKSLEEVMKILNHESGLKGICGDNDARNIEARKEKGDKQAKLAFEMCAYRIKKHIGAYMVALGRVDAIIFTGGLGENYSALRESVCEGLENLGIALHKPTNDNPGNGLVDLSQPDSKVKVLRIPTDEELEIALQAKEIVEKLK; via the coding sequence ATGGAAATTTTAGTTTTGAATCTGGGCAGTTCGTCTATTAAGTTTAAATTGTTTGACATGCAAGAAAACAAGCCCTTAGCGAGCGGTTTAGCCGAAAAAATCGGCGAAGAAATAGGGCAGTTGAAAATCAAATCGCATTTGCACCATAACGATCAAGAGCTTAAAGAAAAACTTGTGATTAAAGATCATGCGAGCGGGCTTTTAATGATTCGTGAGAGTTTAACGAAAATGGGGATCATCAAAGATTTTAATCAAATTGACGCTATAGGGCATCGTGTGGTTCAAGGAGGGGATAAATTCCATGCCCCAGTCTTAGTCAATGAAAAAGTCATGCAAGAAATTGACAAGCTTTCTATTTTAGCCCCCTTACACAACCCGGCGAATTTAGCTGGTATTGAATTTGTTCAAAAAGCGCACCCCCATATCCCTCAAATCGCTGTTTTTGACACCGCATTCCATGCCACTATGCCTAGTTACGCTTACATGTATGCTTTACCTTATGAATTGTATGAAAAGTATCAAATCCGCCGTTATGGTTTCCATGGGACTTCACACCATTATGTGGCTAAAGAAGCGGCGAAGTTTTTGAATACCGCTTATGAGGAATTTAACGCTATCAGTTTGCATTTAGGGAACGGCTCAAGTGCAGCAGCCATTCAAAAGGGTAAAAGCGTGGATACTTCTATGGGGCTAACCCCTTTAGAAGGCTTGATCATGGGCACAAGGTGTGGGGATATTGACCCCACTGTGGTGGAATACATCGCGCAATGCGCTAATAAAAGTTTAGAAGAAGTGATGAAAATTTTAAACCATGAAAGCGGCTTGAAAGGCATTTGTGGGGATAATGACGCCAGAAACATAGAAGCCAGAAAAGAAAAAGGCGATAAGCAGGCTAAACTCGCTTTTGAAATGTGCGCTTATCGCATTAAAAAGCATATTGGGGCTTACATGGTGGCTTTAGGGAGGGTGGATGCGATTATCTTTACAGGGGGATTAGGGGAAAACTACTCGGCTTTAAGAGAGAGCGTGTGTGAAGGCTTGGAAAATTTAGGGATCGCTTTGCACAAGCCCACCAACGACAATCCGGGCAACGGATTAGTGGATTTGAGCCAGCCTGATTCTAAAGTTAAGGTTTTACGAATCCCTACTGATGAAGAGCTAGAAATCGCTTTACAAGCGAAAGAAATAGTAGAAAAATTAAAATAA
- the flgD gene encoding flagellar hook assembly protein FlgD yields the protein MAIDLAEVTGAKAAQERKKEQPAIANGLDKNAFMKLFLEQLKNQDPTAPMETDKIITQTAQLTQVEMQEENKKTMQEVASAMKSNKETNESLKDFQGALKDTMENLNKGMDDSLKANNALREVSALNSVSMIGKIAETDVSGANFDGNNKLSFSLFFDEKIDASKGVPAIQILNENNELVKTIPLKDYNGQKGYINFEWDGLNEKGEKVPKGNYKIKAEYNLDSQSKQYLQTRIGRGEVESVIFDKGKPMLRMGEMILPIDSAIEFYKPDQKPLEQKPLEQKPLEQKLSDQKPLDQKPQTPPKETA from the coding sequence ATGGCCATTGATTTAGCAGAAGTTACAGGAGCTAAAGCCGCACAAGAAAGGAAAAAAGAGCAGCCCGCAATCGCTAACGGGTTGGATAAAAACGCTTTCATGAAACTCTTTTTAGAGCAATTGAAAAATCAAGACCCCACCGCTCCTATGGAAACAGATAAAATCATCACCCAAACCGCACAACTCACGCAAGTAGAAATGCAAGAAGAAAACAAAAAAACCATGCAAGAAGTCGCCAGCGCGATGAAATCCAATAAAGAAACTAACGAGTCTTTAAAAGACTTTCAAGGCGCTTTAAAAGACACCATGGAAAACCTTAATAAAGGCATGGACGATAGCCTAAAGGCTAATAACGCTTTAAGGGAAGTGAGCGCACTCAATTCTGTGAGCATGATAGGCAAAATCGCTGAAACCGATGTGAGCGGGGCGAATTTTGATGGCAACAACAAGCTTTCTTTTTCGCTCTTTTTTGATGAAAAAATTGACGCTTCTAAAGGAGTGCCAGCGATTCAAATCCTGAATGAAAACAATGAATTAGTCAAAACGATTCCTTTAAAAGATTATAACGGGCAAAAGGGGTATATCAATTTTGAATGGGACGGCTTGAACGAAAAGGGCGAAAAAGTCCCTAAAGGCAATTATAAAATCAAGGCTGAATACAATTTAGACTCCCAAAGCAAGCAGTATTTGCAAACGCGCATCGGTAGGGGCGAAGTGGAAAGCGTGATTTTTGATAAAGGCAAACCCATGCTAAGAATGGGCGAAATGATCTTACCCATAGACAGCGCGATAGAGTTTTATAAACCGGATCAAAAGCCGCTTGAACAAAAGCCACTTGAACAAAAACCTCTTGAACAAAAACTCTCTGATCAAAAGCCGCTTGATCAAAAGCCCCAAACCCCCCCTAAAGAGACAGCATGA
- a CDS encoding restriction endonuclease, with protein MIPTQLNEIAKFLKTNPYNLSQPLQDGRLNPSVNEEEILNTIKHSFPIQLPKAREWWDFSFEENDIFYPVNLKTTTTKTADNLNCKLGIYYALCGLLPTFNNKIAWEKYFQKLHKDLGKNTDRDYYFLIINKNDPKDVFINSLKGIQTLQSNGNNLPFQCKWDNNRKIIQRDFDGSKNFILSALAKSVKLRANIYLTFKDFFGEFFE; from the coding sequence ATGATACCCACACAGCTTAATGAAATTGCAAAATTTTTAAAAACAAACCCTTATAATTTGTCTCAACCCTTACAAGATGGACGCTTAAATCCATCGGTCAATGAAGAAGAAATTTTAAACACCATCAAACATTCTTTTCCTATCCAACTACCAAAAGCTAGAGAGTGGTGGGATTTTAGTTTTGAAGAAAACGATATTTTTTATCCTGTTAATCTTAAAACCACCACTACAAAAACCGCTGACAATCTTAATTGTAAATTAGGGATTTATTATGCGTTGTGTGGCTTATTGCCGACTTTCAATAACAAAATTGCATGGGAAAAATACTTTCAAAAACTGCATAAAGACTTAGGCAAAAACACCGATAGAGACTATTATTTTTTAATTATCAACAAAAACGATCCTAAAGATGTTTTTATCAATTCCTTAAAAGGTATTCAAACTCTTCAGTCAAATGGCAATAACTTGCCCTTTCAATGCAAGTGGGATAACAACAGAAAAATCATTCAAAGAGACTTTGATGGAAGTAAAAACTTCATTTTAAGCGCTCTAGCCAAAAGCGTTAAGTTACGAGCTAATATCTATTTAACATTCAAAGATTTTTTTGGAGAATTTTTTGAATAA
- the pta gene encoding phosphate acetyltransferase, translating to MQSLWIYPENMEVLGVACKSLLKALKPRYQKIALFSPISGGCEGFGECEGLNSLEFHSAIDKQKALELVSAAQEELLFETILKRYDELQSVHDFVVCLGYTPKFFLNALLDLNTTLAKHLNAPMVAVVQTSLEYLKAMHSHILKKEAPFAVGLFAGEMLEKPHFLSASLCKQQCELEASVIESVLQTKSEIITPLAFQMGLEKKAKRQIKKVVLPESEDERILKAVHRLNAMGAVGLILLGDKEVIDSQAKNLNLNLDNVEIIDPNTSHYREEFAKSLYELRKSKGLSEQEAEQLALDKTYFATMLVHLGYAHAMVSGVNHTTAETIRPALQIIKTKPGVSLVSSVFFMCLDTQVLAFGDCAIIPNPSPKELAEIAITSAQSAKQFNIAPKVALLSYATGDSAQGEMIDKINEAREIAQRLDPQLEIDGPLQFDASIDKSVAKKKMPNSQVAGQASVLIFPDLNAGNIAYKAVQRSAKAVAIGPILQGLNKPVNDLSRGALVEDIINTVLISAIQAQD from the coding sequence ATGCAAAGTTTGTGGATTTATCCAGAGAATATGGAAGTTTTAGGGGTTGCTTGTAAGAGCCTTTTAAAAGCATTGAAGCCTCGTTATCAAAAAATCGCCTTGTTTTCGCCCATTAGTGGGGGGTGTGAGGGCTTTGGGGAGTGCGAGGGCTTGAACTCTTTAGAATTTCATAGCGCCATAGACAAACAAAAGGCTTTAGAGCTTGTAAGCGCTGCTCAAGAAGAGTTACTATTTGAAACGATTCTCAAACGCTATGATGAATTACAATCTGTGCATGATTTTGTGGTTTGCTTGGGGTATACGCCGAAGTTTTTCTTAAACGCTCTTTTAGATTTAAACACCACTTTAGCCAAGCATCTAAACGCTCCTATGGTGGCTGTCGTGCAAACGAGTTTGGAATATTTGAAAGCCATGCACTCTCATATTCTTAAAAAAGAAGCCCCTTTCGCTGTAGGGTTATTTGCGGGCGAAATGCTTGAAAAACCACATTTTTTGAGCGCGTCTCTTTGCAAGCAACAATGCGAATTAGAAGCGAGCGTGATTGAAAGCGTGTTGCAAACAAAAAGCGAGATTATTACCCCTTTAGCCTTTCAAATGGGCTTGGAAAAAAAGGCTAAAAGACAGATTAAAAAAGTGGTTTTACCAGAGAGCGAAGATGAAAGGATTTTAAAAGCCGTGCATCGTTTGAACGCTATGGGCGCGGTGGGATTGATTTTATTGGGCGATAAAGAGGTTATTGATTCCCAAGCGAAAAACTTGAACTTGAATTTAGACAATGTAGAAATCATCGATCCCAACACTTCTCATTATAGAGAAGAATTCGCTAAAAGCTTGTATGAATTGCGAAAATCAAAGGGATTGAGTGAGCAAGAAGCCGAGCAATTAGCGCTGGATAAGACTTATTTTGCGACCATGCTCGTGCATTTAGGCTACGCGCATGCTATGGTTTCTGGGGTCAATCACACCACGGCTGAGACCATTAGACCCGCTTTACAAATCATCAAAACTAAGCCCGGCGTGAGCCTGGTTTCAAGCGTGTTTTTCATGTGTTTAGACACTCAAGTGCTAGCCTTTGGGGATTGCGCGATTATCCCTAACCCTAGCCCTAAAGAATTGGCTGAAATCGCTATCACTTCCGCGCAAAGCGCTAAGCAATTCAATATCGCGCCTAAAGTGGCCCTACTCTCTTATGCGACAGGCGATTCCGCGCAAGGCGAAATGATAGACAAAATCAACGAAGCTAGAGAGATCGCTCAGCGTTTAGATCCACAATTAGAAATTGATGGCCCTTTACAATTTGACGCTTCCATTGATAAAAGCGTAGCGAAGAAAAAAATGCCTAACAGCCAAGTGGCCGGGCAAGCTAGCGTTCTTATTTTCCCGGATTTAAACGCTGGGAATATCGCTTATAAAGCGGTGCAACGAAGTGCTAAAGCCGTGGCGATAGGGCCCATCTTACAAGGTTTGAATAAGCCCGTTAATGATTTGAGTAGGGGCGCTTTAGTGGAAGATATTATCAACACCGTTTTGATTAGCGCCATTCAAGCGCAAGATTAG
- a CDS encoding cupin domain-containing protein produces MKMVHFLEGVHFEKLHIEALSENSSNKEIRICMPKGAILDKHKAPGAISVQVLEGKIIFEAENEKIEMPKGALISLEAQVLHRLDALENSVIRLSLSKK; encoded by the coding sequence ATGAAAATGGTTCATTTTTTAGAGGGCGTTCATTTTGAAAAGCTCCACATTGAAGCGTTGAGTGAAAATTCTTCCAATAAGGAAATCCGTATTTGCATGCCCAAAGGAGCGATCCTAGACAAACACAAGGCTCCGGGAGCTATCAGCGTGCAGGTTTTAGAGGGTAAAATCATTTTTGAAGCTGAAAATGAAAAAATAGAAATGCCAAAGGGAGCATTAATCAGCCTAGAAGCCCAAGTTTTGCATCGTTTGGACGCTTTAGAAAATAGCGTTATAAGGCTATCTTTAAGTAAAAAATAA
- a CDS encoding flagellar hook-length control protein FliK: MPSFVNPIHTNANANANANASANASANANALINSGAKNEVKDTKNAPKSASKDFSKILNQKISKDKTAPKENPNALKASPKDAKENAKELEKTPTPHHQHAQNLAKDQQAPTLKDLLNHKKTTASHEAQHEIHKNHETNPKTPNETLNKNEKKPNGVVSNAHQVSLTNKNPLTPTNHANNAIKNPTAPTDTKKDPKTLKDIQTLSQKHDLNASNIQVVAPLEKKETPLKASDQLALKTTQTSINHTLAKNDSKNTANLSSVLQSLEKKESQNKEHTTPPSNEKKTPPLREALQMNAIKRDKTLSKKKPEKIPTKTETTAQAATPENAPKIPLKTPSLMPLIGANPPNDNAPTPLEKEEKAKEASENKEKTKESTNSAQNAQNAQASDKTSENKSVAPKETIKHFTQQLKQEIQEYKPPMSRISMDLFPKELGKVEVTIQKVGKNLKVSVISHNNSLQTFLDNQQDLKNSLNALGFEGVDLSFSQDSSKEQPKEPLREPFKEQESTPLKENALKSYQENTDNENKETSMQITLYA; the protein is encoded by the coding sequence ATGCCATCTTTTGTTAATCCCATTCACACCAACGCAAACGCCAACGCAAACGCCAACGCAAGCGCCAACGCAAGCGCCAACGCAAACGCTTTAATAAATAGCGGAGCGAAAAACGAAGTTAAAGACACCAAAAACGCCCCTAAAAGCGCATCAAAGGATTTCAGTAAGATCTTAAACCAAAAGATCTCTAAAGACAAAACCGCCCCTAAAGAAAATCCTAACGCTTTAAAAGCCTCGCCCAAAGACGCTAAAGAGAACGCTAAAGAGCTTGAAAAAACCCCTACCCCACACCACCAACACGCTCAAAATCTCGCTAAAGACCAACAAGCCCCTACCTTAAAAGATTTGCTCAACCACAAAAAAACCACCGCCTCGCATGAAGCTCAACATGAGATTCACAAAAACCATGAAACTAACCCAAAAACCCCTAACGAAACTTTAAACAAGAATGAAAAAAAGCCTAATGGAGTTGTTTCTAACGCTCATCAAGTAAGCTTAACCAATAAAAACCCACTAACCCCCACTAACCACGCTAATAACGCTATCAAAAACCCCACAGCCCCGACTGACACTAAAAAAGATCCAAAAACCCTTAAAGACATCCAAACGCTGAGCCAAAAACATGACTTGAACGCCAGCAACATTCAAGTGGTTGCTCCGTTAGAAAAAAAAGAAACCCCCTTAAAGGCGAGCGATCAGCTTGCTTTAAAAACAACGCAAACGAGTATTAACCACACCCTTGCAAAGAACGACTCTAAAAACACCGCCAACCTTTCTAGCGTTTTGCAATCCTTAGAAAAAAAAGAATCGCAAAATAAAGAGCACACAACCCCCCCTAGTAATGAAAAAAAAACGCCCCCTTTAAGGGAAGCTTTACAAATGAACGCTATTAAAAGGGATAAAACGCTTTCTAAAAAAAAGCCAGAAAAAATCCCCACTAAAACCGAAACTACAGCCCAAGCCGCAACGCCAGAAAATGCCCCTAAAATCCCTCTTAAAACGCCCTCTTTAATGCCTTTAATAGGAGCTAACCCCCCTAATGATAACGCTCCAACGCCCCTAGAAAAAGAAGAAAAAGCTAAAGAAGCAAGCGAAAATAAAGAAAAAACTAAAGAATCCACTAACAGCGCTCAAAACGCACAAAACGCCCAAGCTAGCGATAAAACAAGCGAGAATAAAAGCGTTGCCCCTAAAGAAACGATCAAGCATTTCACCCAACAATTAAAGCAAGAAATCCAAGAATACAAACCCCCCATGAGCCGGATCTCTATGGATTTATTCCCTAAGGAATTGGGCAAGGTTGAAGTAACCATTCAAAAAGTGGGTAAAAACCTTAAAGTGAGCGTGATTTCTCATAACAACAGCTTGCAAACCTTTTTAGACAACCAACAAGATCTCAAAAACAGCCTGAACGCTTTAGGCTTTGAAGGGGTGGATTTGAGCTTTTCGCAAGATTCTTCTAAAGAACAACCCAAAGAACCATTAAGAGAGCCATTCAAAGAGCAGGAATCAACCCCCTTAAAAGAAAACGCCCTAAAAAGCTACCAAGAGAATACGGATAATGAAAACAAAGAAACGAGCATGCAAATCACTCTTTATGCGTGA